The Crassostrea angulata isolate pt1a10 chromosome 1, ASM2561291v2, whole genome shotgun sequence nucleotide sequence ATCCCATGACATGTGTTGCCGAAACTTTTTGATCCGACAGATTAATTCCTGTGAGGGTAGAAAATGGGATCATTACGGGGGCGGGCGGGGGAATGTGTTGCTCCGACCAGCTTGAAGGTTGGCACCAGATAGCTCAGTCATAGTCTGACTAGATGGGGCCCAGTTTCATATTCTGGTTCAGTCATTTCTCACCAAGGACTATTTCTTGCCTGTGTATTGTTACATAATTTTtccaacacataaaattatactaGCATACAAAAATTGACTAAACGATGATcaggtgagaaatggtactcggtgAGAATAAGTCGCACACTAGTATAACTACAAATAAGCTGGCAAAAAGATCTGAAGACCATAGCAGTTCCCATACAAATAGGCCCCAGAATTGTGCTCCTTTCTCTACAGTCATTATTATCTTATGAACTATAGACTTAGTAAGACAGAACAGTGGTTTTCAACATTTTTCACCTCATCATTAGTTTCAATCTTAAAACAGCGAAAATAGGTAGCTGTTCAAAAGTGATAAATTGACTGCTTGAATATCCAAGTCTCGATAATCCcctattgtttgattttttgcaAATATTCAGGGTTTATTAGAATACACAGAAAActcataataaatgaaatattattgaatgTCAAAATTCAAGGTGTTGAAATCTGATTGCATGAGCTTAAAATCAACACAATGACTGAAACACAGTGAGTTTAGTTGCATTGTGAAATAGGTGGACTAATTCTGTAATTCAACATGGAACACAAATTGGCAccagaaaattgaaaatattgctGAAATGAAACATTCAAGTTTTAATTATTGACTAGCTTTTACACTAATAATTTGTACATGTGTATCAGCTTATTTCTACAATTTCACctttatttcttatcattttttaaatctttgaacTATTTGGAATGGgaattttaacattaaattcccATGAATAACAGTAAAACAACATAGTTAATTAGTATAGctctaaaacattcaattccATCAATATAGCTAATCATAAGCCTGTCTAGAAAGCAAAGAGGAGGTTACTAGCTGTTACAGAAGAATTAGGTGATATATGTCTTCTGTCGGTGTGTAATGTCATCATGTAGGTGTTTAAAATGGTGATTGTCAAAAGATTGTCAAACTTCACTCACCATGCATAGGGAGATATTAATGAAGATGTCAAAGGAATTTCATGTTCAGAAAGCTGTTTTaacttaatttcaaaattgtcagaatgtttcatttcattcaaGGAAAAGAAGTGTATATTCTACacctatttttaatttgaggcaGTGTAATTGTACAGGATGTGTACTAGTCATAAGATCAACCTATGTACAAATAGGAGCAACTCAGCTCAAAGGATGTTAACTGTGACAAGTATcgtaaaatgaaaattgaaaatatttactgttataaaattttttaaaaagtttgtacAGAAAAGAACTTATATAGTCCATGAGAACAAAAATCCACTtgcattaataattttaaagcaCTAGATATCTTCTTTAAGTACACTTGTACCGGTATATGAAATGGTACAGAAtgacatataaaaaatataatggaaaagtctgcaaacatataatattgtaatctgttatatataccagtaattgaaacaattatgtcattgacaaaaatattgatatatactTTTGACTTGTTCATGTTTCAATATTaatctttatttcaatttccattataaacatttatggTACATTTTGTAACTATTTACCAAGGAGTTTTgcttttaaatatgttaaacaaACAATAACCTCTatatttccttcatttttttatctttaaggTCTGAGTGATGTAGTTATTGATAATTAAGCCCATGCATTCTTATGTACCGTAAACTTGTAACATGAGATAACCAATACACATGCACTGAACGTGTCCAATGTCACATGAATTCATTCATGCATTGTtcatatttaaggtcttccgtttccaacggaagaccttatagtgattgtaaggttttttattattattattttttttttcccctttttttgtccacaagatttctcagagatggctggatagattttcttgaaattttcaggactaatAGAATGTGTTAATATctcgaggcgtttttttcattttgtcaaaaatcatttccggtcgtcagtttcctgtcccgcgttgaaaaagcttgtacattcgagatctcaaaaatggtaaagacttaaacatccaaactttgtgggatgatagacctatagttgtagatgtgtttaaactattttgttttgttcgtcgtaacttccggtcgtcaccggaagtacttcaaaataaacaacttttacgcattaaattctttttcaataGAATGAATATCTAAGCATAAATATACACAAAAGTAATCtttgcgatgttatatcaacaacaaaattccacttccggtgagatatctcaaatatctcaggtagcttttttgaaacacattttgtacacgcgagatctcaaaaactattagtgatcaaagcacaagacttttatggatgatagacatttgattgaggaTGTGTTTAatcggtttcattttgtcttccgtcacttccggtccacacaggaagagttcaaacaaatcgagctgtttatgaatttaactttttgtctttgatatctGTAATGTgctcgatgaacaataaaatgcaaagggcaagtatacaaaaaattattaataaaatttacattaagcacttccgtttgtccgtttcctgtcccgagacaaaaagcCTTATTTCAATGAGATCTCATAAACGGTGACAACTTGAACAATAaaactttgtaggatgatagacctatgtatgtacatgtgtttagactattctgttttgttcggcgtaacttccggtcgtcaccggaagctcttcaaaagtAACTATGTTTACGCATTTAATTCTTTTGCCATAGAatagatatataagtataaatctatacataagttatcaatgcaatgttatatcaacaaaacaaTTCTACTTCCgttgagatatctcaaatatctcaggtagcttttttgaaacacattttgtacaaacgagttctcagaaactataagtgatcatgCGCAAAacgttcatggatgatagacattttattgaagatatgtttaaccggtttcattttgtcttccgtcacttccggtccacacaagaggagttcaaacaaatcgaactttttatcagtttaactgtttttctttgatatttgtagtgagcTCGATGatcaataatgtacaaaagacaactatacaagaaatatttaatacaatttacatttaacacttccgtttgtccgtttcctgtcccgagacaaaaaaccttatttcgacgagatctcataaacgatgtcgacttgaacaatcaaactttgtgggatgatagacctatatatgtacatttttttaaactattttattttgttcggcgtaacttccggctgtcaccggaagcactacaaataatatgtttttcctttatttatttcttttacatggaatgaatatatcagtatacaattttagatgtgtcatctttataatgttaaattttcaaaaacctgtcccttccggtgagatatctcaaatatctctatgtagctttcccttttacaaatttgatgcccgcaagatttttgtcactggAGGTGAATGAGACACAaagctttcatgaatgatagacatttgattgatgatATGTTTAGTGGGTTTTATTTTCTCAACTGCCACTTCCAGTTTTCACTGGAAGGATTCAAattaatcatgtttttaacaaccaaactttgtaacCTGTGTTGTTTAGTTCGgcattacttccggtcgtcacagagagtacttcaaaaattgatttctttttcaatctcgttgttttacatggaagTACCGTCTGGATGTATCGTTTACCATACTTATCATATTAactattttctctatgtaagagaagcaatgtctacggttaaattgattgatgtatatcaaaacggaagacctttttgttgcttttgcaacaagagtctagttattgattattattgatATGTATGTACTGTGGTAAATAAATACACTGGTATGTTATTAtgtacattattatttttacaggTATTATGACCAGCTTTGTGCAATAGAAAACAAACTCCCAATAGCCGAAAACCAGGTAACTTTCCTCATGAAAGACATTGAAGCTTCAATTTAGGTTTGATAaccggtacatgtaatacatgatGTCATCTTTTTTATAGGCCAATGAGGGGACAATTAGGAAGGGACGATGACACAATCTTAAATTCTGTTAACATCAGATCAGTATTTGTTTGCACTCAATGAAATCATTAACTTGTCATATATCCTCTTTTTTCAGATTCGAGTTAATTTTAAGTGGAGAAATGCTTTTGACAAAGAATCCCTATTTGGTGGAAAGCAGATTCTGGGTGAGTGTCGACCTGTCTATAAGTCTCTGAGGAGTGAACAATAGATAGGAGTGAACAGTAAATATAGTGAATAGAAAAAACAATGGAGTTGAGTTTAACATGTTGACattgtataaatttatttaatacagTACTAATAGTCTCTAGAAATATCAACAAGTGAATGAGAATAGGATTCTTTCTAAACTTTTTATATAGACAACTTCATTAATCttattaattacaaaaatagTAAACTGATGTGTAAAAAGTTAGATTTGGTATTAGCAATAATAGACATGACTTTTGATATGATGAATATAGAAGGTAGACAATTTACCTGTCCGTCAGTGATTTTATCTGTGATGTAATGGTTTCCTGTAGGTATTGCCTCTGGTGCTTATGAGAAGGTGTGTATTCTGTTTAACATTGCTGCCCTCCAGAGTCAGATAGCAGAGGTTCAGAACCATGACAGTGATGAAGGACTTAAAACCTCGGCCAAGTATTTCCAGGTAAACAGTCATTGAGATCTACTAATCCTATGGATTGAAAAgtgaaatcaaaaatatatgtacaaaatgtgATGTCATGTGTGTCAGTCTCAGGTCCACTGTAAACATGGAATCGTATCTTTACTTCTGTTACATTTCGTAAACAATAGTCATTGACAAGATCATCACCCTAGGTTAAGACCAAGGCTCTATTAATCATGTAGtgttaattcattaattaaatcaaaatctaCTGTACCCATTGACATGTAACAGACATACTGCTTACTCGGTATATGATTTTCTTAGAAAATACTGCAGTGAACAGTTGCAATACAGTTGTGAACAGTTTTACCATTTcaacatttttctaaaaaaaaaaaaaaaaacatcgaaTAACTTTCAGGAATTTTTTGTGTGTGATTTTGATAagagttttcatatttttccagATGGCTGCAGGTATATTTGGACATCTCAAAGACATTGTCCTCTCACATGTTCAGCAGGAGCCCACCCCTGACTTGAGTCCAGACACACTCAATGCTCTGAGTGCACTCATGGTGGCTCAGGCTCAGGAGGCTATCTACAGAAAAGCtgctgcaggtaaaggcatcAGACAGTGCCACAAGTGTTAGATCTTGGTTTGTGTATTATACAACCCAGGATCAATCTTGCTTACTTGCAATATGAACTGCAATTTTCAGTTCtgattttttcattgtaaaGGTACTACTTCattgacagaaaaaaatctatatggTTCATCTACAAACTTCtctttggatatttttttttataagaaacaCTATTGAAAAGCTCTCATGTAAGCAAAATTACATATCAGTtatcctgtaaaaaaaaatctgtttgcTTAATATATTCCatagtaagaatttttttttttgtcgaaTTAAACTCTTTGTTTAATCTTGTCATAAGGGTTTAGgttacatgaaaaataaataattatgggacatttttgcagcaaaataaaaagaTTCTTTAGAGTGTATGTCCAAATTAAGGTAACAATATTGAGGTAAAAAAAATGAGGTAAAAAATTGGTACATCTATGACTTTATTATTTaccaaatatatatttgtattgtaaaGTCTATGCattaaaaggaaattaaatGAACTGCTTAGGTATGCAACATGTCGTATGCAAATTCACAGGCAATCAGTTTGCTTTTTCTCCTGAGGAAGGAAAGAAAATGAATGTtgctttaaacattttcaaggaatgcgttttaaaaaaaatattttattaaagattGACTTGATTACAGATAAGATGAAGGAGGCCATGGTAGCTAAGATTGCCCACCAGTGCTCCGAGCTCTTCAGTGATGCCATGAAGCTGATGCAGCTGGCTTCCCTCAAAGATCTGTGGCCAAAGGTCAGTTCCATTGGTGAAATGAACAAGGATTGATATTTCCCCTTTGACCCTTAATGTTATTATAGACAAAGGTTATTAAACGAAGGTTATTGCAAATATGTAAAACCTAATTCATACAAGTTAAAATCAATTCAGtttgatgtattttatattctttACTTTGAGAAAAGACTCATAGTGGAAACCCCACCTCGCGTTTAACTTTTACTAGGTTTTTTGATGAAAGTAAATATGTACATTGCTTATGAGAACATACTTTGTATCACATTTCAAGCAAATGTACTAGGTTTATACTTCAAGTACAGATATCTTTGAGATATGTTCATACTGTAAATCTATTCTGTGGTGACTTATTTACAGGACTGGCTGCCACTGGTTGCCTGTAAACAAGCAGCGTACCACGGCATGGCAGAGTTCTATCAGGGCTCCGTTGCCCAACAACACAAGACATATGGAGAACAAATTGCTCACTTACAGGTACATGTCTTTAACACACATGTACTTATATGAActtattgaatataaaacattttataatgcTGTATTGTATTAAGTGTGAAAAGCACATTTTTTGAAGTGTTACAAGTGATGTGTAAAACCATCttctgaaattttgaaaaaaaaacagtttaatGTGATATGGCGAACACTAATCAACATGAGCCAGTTGTTACCTTGTTATGGATCTTGTTAATTCATTGCCAAAAagacaaatataattatgatcTTTCCTTCAAAAGCATATCTctaaaacaaatgtaaataaattattccTGAAGTTACAGTCTGACTGAACTTTTTATGTAATTCAGAAAGCCAACGAGCTTCTGACAGCTGCACAGACCAGGGGAGGAGCAGCATTTGCCTTCAAAAATGAGCAAGGAAGAATCCAGAGAGAGCTGCAGGCAGCCAGAAAAGACAATGACTTTATTTATCACGACAAGATTCCTGACCTGAAGACCTTACCAGCCATCGGCAAGGCTGCTATTGCTAAACCGACAGCATTCCCCACCAAACCTATGAGTGAAAAGTTTACAGGTCTGCTTATGTTTGTGTCACTGTTTGGTACTGTAAAAGTATTATATTTAGAAAGTATGATATTTagcaaaaatttaatttttcaacagGTTAGTGTGGATTTGATTTAGTGCATTCCTGAATGTACctatttatatcaatatacatCATATGTTTGACATTTGGTGATGTACTTTATTTAGTGGAAGttacattttgccaaaaatgctaattaaaatacacagccaaatgtaaaaagtaaacagttatttttttaagtaaaaatgtagtgtacatgtaaaacaaagtaaaaggAAGGTGTTTTTGTTACTCTCTGAAATGTCATGACATTTACTGTCCCAGTTTGAAAGCTTATTACAGATGTTAAcacaatgatttaaaataacacaattggttttatctaaaaatgtatatttgacATTGTAGATCTGTTTGAGAAGCTTGTTCCAATCCCCGTGTATGAAGCCTTGAGTGCTTTTGAAAACAGGAAAACACAAATTGTTAACACTGAGATTGGTCGGCTACGAGAACAGACACAGCTCATGAACAGGTGAGAATTTTTGGTAGAATGCTTATGAACAGGTAAGAATGTCTTGTAGAAAACTCATGGACAGGTGGGCATGTTTTGTAGAATGCTCTTGAACAGGTGGGAATGTTTTGTTCACAGCTGAACCTTCACGATTATTAAagtaatccttttttttttttttcatttcaatggtTTCAATTTTTTGCAGTATTTTAGCTTCCCTAAACCTGCCTGCAGCTTTGGAGGATTTGTCTGGTCAGAAAGTTCCCCAGTCAGTGATAGAGAAAGCCCAGCAGATTAAAGATATAGGGGGAATTCAGTTCCTTAATAAACTAATGAATGATTTACCAGAGTTATTGCAGAGGAATAGAGAAATCCTTAATGAGGTACAAGAAATCAGTTTTTGTACATTTGAAATGTTGTTAGAGAAATTTCCTTCATTTAATTATTTGGGCATGGAAATCTTAGTTATAGAATTTACAAAGATATCAGACACCAGTAATAaagaagtattttttaaatgtaatgtcAAGAACTTAGGtgttatcaaattttatacattgtGTTGAAGTTGATCTGACCTTGTATACATATGTATCTTCATGTTCCCAGGCTAGTTTGTATAGTTTATAGTTTTCATAGATATTTTTCAATGATAGGTTAATTATCTTTAAACTCATGGTAAATTCAGTATAATTGATAATGGTACGTAGTAGTTGCTCATTTAGAAATAATGTCCATATGGTTATGAATATCAATGAGATTTTCAATGTATTCATCTGGTCccaccgtcaccaaaattttcaaatcattcaactcagtcctcaactcaaatccttatTTAAGGAAAGTGCATTAATTTGAGGTCAAACTCAGATTTGAGGCTAAGTATTaacttgaggaaagttggtgacggcaTGGCCTGAACAGCTGACATCTTGCACTcattaaaatgcattaaaacaaattttgaaattgattttcttAGTGCATTAAAATGGTTGATGATGAGGCAGCATCAGACAAACAGCTCCGAGAACAGTTCAAAGAGAGGTGGTCACGTACTCCGTCCGACAAGCTGACGCAGCCAATGAGAGATGAGAGTATGAAGTACAAACAGATCCTGGACACAGCAATCAACGCCGATCGCATCGTACAGGAAAAATTCCAGAAGCACAAACAAGCTATAGACTTACTGTCAAAATCACCTGTAAGTGTCATTGaagtatagtatagtatagtacCTTCTTGCTATTAAAGAGGTTCCATACAGATGTTCCAACCTTACATCTGTCTTGATAATGGTTGTACTGACATGAAAGTTACTTCCCATGTATATTGCCAATAAGGATATTTACGCTTATCAGGGAATCTTTGTTGTTGTTTAATACAAGCTAATGTGGCATTTACTTATACTGGAAATAATTTCTTTAGTGTTTTTTCCCTCAAAAGAAAGATATTCTGATACACCATGAATTTTTCTTGTGCATGCGTGTGTGAATGTCTTTGTGTATATGCAAATGTAGGTAGTAAGTCCCACAAAGATTTATTGTCCTTTTGATTTGTAGAACACTTAATATCTATTTGTTGTTTTCAGGGAGAAATAGAAAAGGCCCTCCCTTCCGGTGGTGGAGCACATGCCTCAGAGAGCAGTGGGGTGGTGCAGAAACTTCGCAAGTTGATGGAGGAAGTAGAGACTATTAAGGCAGAGAGAGAAGTCATAGAAAATGAATTCAAAGAGGCCAAGTTTGATATGAGTAAGTAAAAATATCATGTAGAGTGTTGTAAATGTCTGTTACTACGGTAATTGTTTTAAACATCAAAGGTTTTCTAACTACACTGGAATATTCTGAGCTATTGAGTAATGCACACCTTTATATTTTCCATGCAGTTTGATCAACATGGtgtcatcaatttttatttttaaaaaaatggtgaAATCATATTTATGCAGTTTTCACTCTTTAAATTCTAATGTATAGAATCAAGAAACTTTTTAGATGCATCAAACtcatattcattttcaaaacataacaaaaaaatttaggtcactttttaaaaaattctatattgTCAAAACTAAATAATTTGTACAGATGCTTTTATGCTAATTGCTTAATTTAATCTGCATGTCATTTTCTTTTGAAGCAAGCAAGTTTTTCTCTGCATTAGCATCAGATGGTGCAATAAATGAAGAAATGTTATCAGCAAGTGAATTAGACCGAATTTATGGACCATTACGACAACAAGTGAATGAAAGTCTACAAAAGCAGGACTCTGTGATGTCACAAGTTCAGGTAAACATTAGACAAAAACTGTATATCAGAGTATGAAGAATCCAAACTCATGAATGTTCAGTTTCTGAAATTCTCACTATAAAATGCTGCTGCAGGAATTGATTTAAGTACCatattgaaaaggggaatagctctttttttcaatttaaagaaaaaaaataaatctgagttattccccttttcaaatcaaaataaaatacatgtttccAAGTTAtataatattctaaaatttttgttaaaaggtcaattgttgttcactCAAAATGATAGAGAACAGACAGgttaatgatatttaaaaaaaactgtaagcAATATCTGGATACATTTCAATTGTccgacttgaaaaaaaaaacctatgatAATTCTTTttgacagtacatgtatatgcatgtacaaagTGTATTTTATTAAGTATTATCAGTATTTTTCAAacttatattttgaacaattattatttttcagaaactttattttgtacatagctgtgtattttttttttttttgaaagagaaAAGCATTTGAGCGTTTGTAATTATTTTGCACTCTGATGTGGTTGAAATGCTGGAGTTATTTCTCTTTACAGACAACTAATATGGAGTTCTGTCAAGCCAAAGCTTCCGATCAAAGTGGAGCACAGCGTGAGGCCATGTTGAAGGATCTGGCTGCAGGCTTCGATATGTTTATGGAACTGAAGAATAACTTAGAGGAGGGGACCAAGGTAAACCATTGTAATATACCAGttacaaatgtaaaaatgccagtaacacttgaaaaaaaaaataccagttaaatttgtaaaatattagtAGCAATAGTTAAGGTACCAGTAAGATACATTGtactagtaatacatgtactagtcaTGTTATATGTCCTTAAAAACACACCAGTAGAGAAAAAGCAAATCCTGAAATTATGAATTAATTCTTATGGTTCCTCAATTTCAAGATgctatatttaatttttaaccatTTCACATACATATACCTATAAATCTTATTCTTGCATATTTTCTAACGGACATgtggttaaaaacttttttaattgCCTACCATATGATATGTTAGAACTATCAGATGGCATCTGGGATAAAAGTAGGCTTGTATTAGAAGCATTATTGATTTAGAAGCTACAAGTATATCTCTCTATAATTTCAAAGACAAAggcaaaaatgatattatatcagATCTATATAATAGTATGACTCCTAAACATAAACTTATTTTCAGTTCTACAATGATTTGACACCACTACTAGTTCGTCTACAGAACAAGATATCTGACTTCTGTTTCGCACGAAAGACGGAGAAGGATGAGTTGATGGCTGACCTACAGAAGTCTATTGCCAACCAGCCCACAGGCCCTGCCCCTCCCCCTCCCAGCTACCAAAACCCTACAGGTGAGGTCTCCTCCATTTTGTAGACTTTTTTCAATTTGCTacttttttgttggttttagacattgtagatttttttattgtatctGTTGTTTGGTAAATGAGTAGCATGTGTTTGCAGAATATTGGccagaaaatattattattgcTGATTTTACAGTTTTGTATCAAAAAGACTGAAGAACAAAATAATTTGTGAAATAATAATACTTGAATAGTCCCTGAATAATATCCTTGCAAACATGCTCCTCATTTTACAACACCTCATTTATTTCCATCCTTTCATTTTGCactgtgatgttatatattacagtaaaacactgGTTATACCAAAATGCTTTCAGTAAATTCACACTTACAgctaaatcatttttattcccCAAAGTCCTTAGATCTATAAAATACATATTGcatataacaaattatatttaaaacaaatcaaattttgtatGCCCTTTGCACTTCGCTACAGGAGTGTTTTA carries:
- the LOC128182021 gene encoding programmed cell death 6-interacting protein-like isoform X1 yields the protein MATFLAVPLKQTQEVELIKPLRSFIQNTFSQVEPDDYNHALNEFSKLRNLMIAKSVDKHESALEVLYRYYDQLCAIENKLPIAENQIRVNFKWRNAFDKESLFGGKQILGIASGAYEKVCILFNIAALQSQIAEVQNHDSDEGLKTSAKYFQMAAGIFGHLKDIVLSHVQQEPTPDLSPDTLNALSALMVAQAQEAIYRKAAADKMKEAMVAKIAHQCSELFSDAMKLMQLASLKDLWPKDWLPLVACKQAAYHGMAEFYQGSVAQQHKTYGEQIAHLQKANELLTAAQTRGGAAFAFKNEQGRIQRELQAARKDNDFIYHDKIPDLKTLPAIGKAAIAKPTAFPTKPMSEKFTDLFEKLVPIPVYEALSAFENRKTQIVNTEIGRLREQTQLMNSILASLNLPAALEDLSGQKVPQSVIEKAQQIKDIGGIQFLNKLMNDLPELLQRNREILNECIKMVDDEAASDKQLREQFKERWSRTPSDKLTQPMRDESMKYKQILDTAINADRIVQEKFQKHKQAIDLLSKSPGEIEKALPSGGGAHASESSGVVQKLRKLMEEVETIKAEREVIENEFKEAKFDMTSKFFSALASDGAINEEMLSASELDRIYGPLRQQVNESLQKQDSVMSQVQTTNMEFCQAKASDQSGAQREAMLKDLAAGFDMFMELKNNLEEGTKFYNDLTPLLVRLQNKISDFCFARKTEKDELMADLQKSIANQPTGPAPPPPSYQNPTATTQNRAPPARPPPPQFSTASSGPPPTASTPSGAPSSQAGPPPYSSAPSGAPPAGAYSYTGGPAPPQYMSGPKTSSPTSTTNTSSTTGSHPSAPPSQPTSQNYAGSGQPSWGNAPYPQAGGGYQGMPMPSMPSGFNPYNPYMQYPQQPQQGFPNQGYPQQGYPQQYPGQGYPQQQQQYPQQGYPQQQYPQQNQWR
- the LOC128182021 gene encoding programmed cell death 6-interacting protein-like isoform X2, with the translated sequence MATFLAVPLKQTQEVELIKPLRSFIQNTFSQVEPDDYNHALNEFSKLRNLMIAKSVDKHESALEVLYRYYDQLCAIENKLPIAENQIRVNFKWRNAFDKESLFGGKQILGIASGAYEKVCILFNIAALQSQIAEVQNHDSDEGLKTSAKYFQMAAGIFGHLKDIVLSHVQQEPTPDLSPDTLNALSALMVAQAQEAIYRKAAADKMKEAMVAKIAHQCSELFSDAMKLMQLASLKDLWPKDWLPLVACKQAAYHGMAEFYQGSVAQQHKTYGEQIAHLQKANELLTAAQTRGGAAFAFKNEQGRIQRELQAARKDNDFIYHDKIPDLKTLPAIGKAAIAKPTAFPTKPMSEKFTDLFEKLVPIPVYEALSAFENRKTQIVNTEIGRLREQTQLMNSILASLNLPAALEDLSGQKVPQSVIEKAQQIKDIGGIQFLNKLMNDLPELLQRNREILNECIKMVDDEAASDKQLREQFKERWSRTPSDKLTQPMRDESMKYKQILDTAINADRIVQEKFQKHKQAIDLLSKSPGEIEKALPSGGGAHASESSGVVQKLRKLMEEVETIKAEREVIENEFKEAKFDMTSKFFSALASDGAINEEMLSASELDRIYGPLRQQVNESLQKQDSVMSQVQTTNMEFCQAKASDQSGAQREAMLKDLAAGFDMFMELKNNLEEGTKFYNDLTPLLVRLQNKISDFCFARKTEKDELMADLQKSIANQPTGPAPPPPSYQNPTATTQNRAPPARPPPPQFSTASSGPPPTASTPSGAPSSQAGPPPYSSAPSGAPPAGAYSYTGGPAPPQYMSGSHPSAPPSQPTSQNYAGSGQPSWGNAPYPQAGGGYQGMPMPSMPSGFNPYNPYMQYPQQPQQGFPNQGYPQQGYPQQYPGQGYPQQQQQYPQQGYPQQQYPQQNQWR
- the LOC128182021 gene encoding programmed cell death 6-interacting protein-like isoform X6, encoding MATFLAVPLKQTQEVELIKPLRSFIQNTFSQVEPDDYNHALNEFSKLRNLMIAKSVDKHESALEVLYRYYDQLCAIENKLPIAENQIRVNFKWRNAFDKESLFGGKQILGIASGAYEKVCILFNIAALQSQIAEVQNHDSDEGLKTSAKYFQMAAGIFGHLKDIVLSHVQQEPTPDLSPDTLNALSALMVAQAQEAIYRKAAADKMKEAMVAKIAHQCSELFSDAMKLMQLASLKDLWPKDWLPLVACKQAAYHGMAEFYQGSVAQQHKTYGEQIAHLQKANELLTAAQTRGGAAFAFKNEQGRIQRELQAARKDNDFIYHDKIPDLKTLPAIGKAAIAKPTAFPTKPMSEKFTDLFEKLVPIPVYEALSAFENRKTQIVNTEIGRLREQTQLMNSILASLNLPAALEDLSGQKVPQSVIEKAQQIKDIGGIQFLNKLMNDLPELLQRNREILNECIKMVDDEAASDKQLREQFKERWSRTPSDKLTQPMRDESMKYKQILDTAINADRIVQEKFQKHKQAIDLLSKSPGEIEKALPSGGGAHASESSGVVQKLRKLMEEVETIKAEREVIENEFKEAKFDMTSKFFSALASDGAINEEMLSASELDRIYGPLRQQVNESLQKQDSVMSQVQTTNMEFCQAKASDQSGAQREAMLKDLAAGFDMFMELKNNLEEGTKFYNDLTPLLVRLQNKISDFCFARKTEKDELMADLQKSIANQPTGPAPPPPSYQNPTGPKTSSPTSTTNTSSTTGQPSWGNAPYPQAGGGYQGMPMPSMPSGFNPYNPYMQYPQQPQQGFPNQGYPQQGYPQQYPGQGYPQQQQQYPQQGYPQQQYPQQNQWR
- the LOC128182021 gene encoding programmed cell death 6-interacting protein-like isoform X5; this encodes MATFLAVPLKQTQEVELIKPLRSFIQNTFSQVEPDDYNHALNEFSKLRNLMIAKSVDKHESALEVLYRYYDQLCAIENKLPIAENQIRVNFKWRNAFDKESLFGGKQILGIASGAYEKVCILFNIAALQSQIAEVQNHDSDEGLKTSAKYFQMAAGIFGHLKDIVLSHVQQEPTPDLSPDTLNALSALMVAQAQEAIYRKAAADKMKEAMVAKIAHQCSELFSDAMKLMQLASLKDLWPKDWLPLVACKQAAYHGMAEFYQGSVAQQHKTYGEQIAHLQKANELLTAAQTRGGAAFAFKNEQGRIQRELQAARKDNDFIYHDKIPDLKTLPAIGKAAIAKPTAFPTKPMSEKFTDLFEKLVPIPVYEALSAFENRKTQIVNTEIGRLREQTQLMNSILASLNLPAALEDLSGQKVPQSVIEKAQQIKDIGGIQFLNKLMNDLPELLQRNREILNECIKMVDDEAASDKQLREQFKERWSRTPSDKLTQPMRDESMKYKQILDTAINADRIVQEKFQKHKQAIDLLSKSPGEIEKALPSGGGAHASESSGVVQKLRKLMEEVETIKAEREVIENEFKEAKFDMTSKFFSALASDGAINEEMLSASELDRIYGPLRQQVNESLQKQDSVMSQVQTTNMEFCQAKASDQSGAQREAMLKDLAAGFDMFMELKNNLEEGTKFYNDLTPLLVRLQNKISDFCFARKTEKDELMADLQKSIANQPTGPAPPPPSYQNPTGSHPSAPPSQPTSQNYAGSGQPSWGNAPYPQAGGGYQGMPMPSMPSGFNPYNPYMQYPQQPQQGFPNQGYPQQGYPQQYPGQGYPQQQQQYPQQGYPQQQYPQQNQWR